Below is a window of Malania oleifera isolate guangnan ecotype guangnan chromosome 1, ASM2987363v1, whole genome shotgun sequence DNA.
TGTCATTAAGTCAAGTTATTAGTTGTGACCCATACGTAGAAAATTCAGCGTTATTAAATAAATCAATGAATGTGTTGGGTGTGAGCAATTCAGAGGAAAGAAGACTTGCAGGGCTTCACTGTGCAATTCTTCCCTGTTTATTTTATCTTCTCGCTTCcacacccccctccccccctccgCTCTGGCCGTCTTGCTTGGGCCATGACTCTGAAATTTCCAAGTCTTCCATTGACGCAGTGAGTCGGTCTTTGTTTTGTGAAATTACAAAATAGCCCTTCCCTTGCCACCCCTAGCATGAAAAGACCTGCGCAAGAGACAGGGAAGGCAGGGCAAACCACAAGCTTCACCCAGCAATGGCATTATCTTAGTCTGCTCCCTTCCCTTcactttttatttgtttttcatcATATCCACCATCTTTCCCTTCTCCCTTCAAGAAATCAATGATCATGTTTACTATGGGTTCTACTTCAACCGCCCCTTCAAAGAAGTGGCATCCCTTTTCATGGCTTCATGGTTTATCGCTCTTCTTCCTCTTCACCGTGTCATTTTCAACCTTAATGGTCTCCTCTTCCTCAAGTCCTCAAATCTCCTACTCCGATCACTGCGGCTCAGTTGTGCCGGAGTCGACCCCAACTGAACTCGACGATTCCACCTTTGTGCTTCCACAGCTCCAAAATGGCTTCTACAATGGTGGAGATAGAATTCTAAACAAGTCCTCTGTTAACTCCGCTCCATTCTCCAAGTCCCTGTGGTTTCAGACCCCAAGCGTTTATAAGACCAAGGTCGAGGGGGTGTTCAAGATTGAGGGAAGTGTGACCCTGCAAAGTCAGGAGCAGAGTGTGGGATATTGGGGCAGGTACTATTACCAGGCGCCTAGAGGGTCTGGGAGTGGTTCTTTGAGTTTTAGCTTACATGGGTTCTGGTCTGAATCTTCTGGGAAACTTTGCATGGTGGGATCAGCTAAAGCTTATTCAGAAGATGCCCGTAAGTTGCTTGATTTTGCAGCTGTTCTGAAACTCATTGTCCCAAAGATTTCAAATATTTCCACTACTATGGTTACTGGGACCCTGGAGAGTTTGAGCTTGGCCGACGAGTTGAACTACTTTGATCCAATTTCCATATTGATGTTCCATCAGACAAATTACAACTACACTTTGGTTTCCGAAGAATTTGATAAAGGGTGTTCTGGTGGGACTGATAATGTCCCCCAGAGTGCATCTCTTGGTTTGCGGCCCGGAAGAAGTCTCTGTTCCATGGTGAGTGGCGCCAGTGAGTATAAATTGGAGTATGCAAGGGATTGCAATTCTACAAAGAACTGCAGTCCTTTTGGTGGGGATATCAATTCTTCGCCCAACATCATGTCCCTCACTTCTACTCAGTGTTCAGATGAGAAAAAAATGCTGCAGTTTCTTGTTGAATTTTCAACACAGGACTatttttggtataatcaaccctTCAATCCCAACACAACATTAGTTGGGGAGGGATCATGGGATTCAAGGAAGAACAGGCTATGCATTGTCGCTTGCCGAATCTTGAACGTGACTGATTCTTCAGCTAAAGCTCATGTTGGGGATTGCTCATTCAGGCTGACCTTGAGTTTCCCTGCTATTTGGTCACTCACAGAAAGTAGTAAGATTGTGGGGCAAATCTGGACAAACAAATCTGCCAAAGATTTGGGTTACTTCAACGGGATTACATATCGAAATGTCGATAATGGAAGGCAGGCACTCCCAggcttaaaatacaattataCTGAAACTGACAGAGTAAAGAAGTCATGTCCAGCCAAGAAGCAGCCTTCGGAAAGCAGAAAGGAAAGGTACCCAAATGAGGATTCTTATGACATGAGATTCCGTATGTCAATTAAGAATTCTCAAGGAACAATTGCCCAGGGTGATTCATATCCCCTCTCCGTGGGTGATCACATTTACGATGGGACGTATGCTATGTCTTCATCAGACTCATGGTCAGGAAGCAGCAATGACCCTGCAGTTACAGCAATCGAAAACCATAGCAGCCCAACAAATATCAGCTACAAGATGAGCTTGACTCTGACGCATGACGCCAAGTTAGGCGATCAGTTTTCTTTGTTTAACTTATCTTCGAGCTCGAGTCATTGGGCAGAGATATCTGCTGAAGGGACTTATGATGCTGAGACAGGAAAGCTCTGCATGGTAGGCTGTAGACATTTGGTTTCAAACATCCAATTTTCTACAAAGTACTCTATGGACTGCGAGCTCCTTGTCAATGTCCAGTTTCCTCCCCTGAATGCAAAGAAAAGAGGTCTTATCAAGGGAACAATTGTAAGTAATCGAAAGAAGGCCGACCCTCTTTTCTTCTATAAACTGGACTTTGTTGCTGCTACTTATTACATGGTTGAGGCAGAACAATCCATATGGAGGATGGATTTTGAGACTGTCATGGTTCTGCTCTCTGAAACACTTGCATGTGTCTTCATTGTGTTGCAAATCTTCTATGGGAAGAGGCACCCTGAAGTGCTTCCATCCATTTCACTTATCATGCTTGTGATTCTTACCCTGGGGCACATGATCCCTCTTCTCCTCAACTTCGAAGCCCTGTTCTTGGGCACCCATAACCCCCGGCACATCTGGTTCAGGACTGGTGGATGGCTTGAAATGAACGAGGTTATTGTGAGGGTGGTTATGATGATAGCTTTCCTGATGCAGATTCGTCTTCTTCAGCTTTCATTGTCTGCTAAACTGGCCAATAGAAATGATCAAAAGGACTCATGGGGTGAAGAGAAGAAAGCCCTGTATGTGACCTTGCCACTGTATGTTGCTGGGGGCTTAATTGCTTTCTTCGTGCACTGGAGGAAGAACAAATATGATCCTATTGCTCATTTCTCTCGTCATCATATCAGACAGCAGCAACTTTCGGTACTGCATGACCTGAGATCATTCGCAGGTTTGGTGTCGGATGGATTTCTTTTCCCTCAAATCCTGCTCAACATGTTCGGGAACTCAAAGGGAAAGTATCTTTCTCATTCATTCTACATTGGAACAACCCTCATTCGGATGCTTCCGCATGCGTATGATCTTTACAGGGCTCACACTTTCACCCgtgattttgatgaatatatggaCACATACATTTATGCAAATCCTGGTGCAGATTTGTACTCCACTGCTTGGGATGTCATCATAGCTTGTGGGTGCCTGCTGTTTGCTGTGATCATTTACTTGCAGCAGCGGTTCGGGGGTCGTTGCATCCTTCCCCAAAGATTCAGGGTATCAGAAGAATACGAGAAGGTGCCTACGATGAGCAGCGTCGAGTAATAACTAGAGGGATGCCCCTAAAATTTTTCATGTTCATCTTGTTAGCATAATGTTGTTTGCGGGTGGAGACACAGCTTAGCAAGTAATTCTCCATCCATGGTTTTCTATGTATCTTGGGCAAGTGAGAAATGTTGCATGTTTAGTCATGTCTGTATTATAAGCAAGTTGTTATCGGTGTACGAATGGTTTGTTGTATGTCCTAGGTACTACAATAATTCTATTGTTTCTACTTATACTAttactgtaacgccccgacccttaaTACGACCCCAGAGTATTACTATACGTATATATCCTGTATAAATCTTAAAACATACATAACTACCCGTCCTATACAGGGACATACAggtatttcataatgatctgtactaacatatattgtgaaaaatataaacattcatactgattctaatagacatactagagtatctaaatgttccttacatatattcaatcgtacgtaaaacataaattatattacattcccaaaacaaCTAGGCTAACGACCCAGTACTCATACAAAAATTTACGCTAACTAACAAGACCCTACGCTCCACAACCTCTCTAGACGACTAGGACCGATTTCCTATAACTTCTGAAaacaaggttgtaagattggggtgagacacttctcagtaaggaggaagatattacatcagtgtgtgactgtacagttatattcttgtttgaAAACAATTACATAAgttgcacattctcaatactgtaatatatatagtacatatataagtTCTTGATAATGTATAACccaacatcattacaagtgagagttcccgaggttagggtagggtatagccccatacactgtacgatccctccatccggtactcaaacctgtgactttgcccagtAAAGCTTtgaaatcatgtatatgcatgttTAGAACACCGTCAAACTCGAAAttatcataactatgccagtaactcccagtggcaagggttgtgcgataagaaaACACTGATtgagccctgttcgtgcaggcatcgtcagacatcataacatactgcagtTCAACCTGACCATCAtcaccctgatcccttttgagTAGTgacccttcttaccaagcctactactaggtacccacactgaacaataactatgtgtggttgcactgtacctctgtTTTGGCAACGGTACCGAACCTACAtgatataagctttttaaggtttcatatactattgagacaagctgcagtcccaatatcatatatacaatttacattaaaacataataacctgtgcaattccaatattttcacaatctcattcatgcatactttcattcatactgtgataAAAATTGGCTCGTAATGTCACGACctactcatttttcacatattttttttcctttatatgtatatatatatatatatatatatatatatatatatatatatatatatatatatatataaatcatcatcatacattccagctcagcaggtcaccatccacctggacccgtgggtaccagggatatatcagaatataTAGTAGAAGCCTATGTAGcagaaagcatataatcatacacatctcaacataacatgcattacaacaccaaaattactataataactgtatctcagtatatacatcccaaaaatcatatctagggacattctcacaaaatctaactgtccctacaaaacttacccttcaaaaagggcagataaacagtATTATatcagcgaggcttttcccgctctcctatttggggctcctgaaaatttaataagatttaggggtgagacacctcttagttagggaaataaactaatactagtgtgtgacaatatgagtaatccgtgttctacatataacatacataacatatacAATACTGTTTagcaaatctgggaaaacataagtatatcaaaacatgacagaacatactgtatttcaTAAAcacatctcatctcatatcataataataacataaaaactatcttggtaggttagctgacttttgtcatgtattacctccacatgactgggttgtgtggcccgaaggcgggacctgacaatggttgaccgaccactgctaagtcaatattctagtttgtaggtccgatgggtctacctagactggtccgtacaccaggggcgataacagcacacttcttgaaaataaccacatcgaccatccaatctcacaccactccatacagcggcgttaacacttatgtcatgatcacgaagactatggacacataacaatggtaccgtgcaagtgctagcctaaaccaggCCAACcagatctgatatcatataatatatatactgaaatcgtgatacatggatatctcatatcattaattatcaaattaatcatatcattttacacatatacatatatcatgaaaatcatcggcccgtacatattttatcatagctcggcccgtactccagcaaatcacatagcacagcccgtacgctagcaaattacatagctcggctcgtacgccggcaaacatatccacatagcacggcctgtacgccggaaaatcacatatatataaaaatatctcagctcgtacgccgattttccatcataaagcacatatcataatcacattcccataAAACAAgtatctcatacattttatactcatgccacattaacagattttcacatattcatcatacgatcattttcacagtattttccaaatataaatcatataaatacatttaattatttttcatgaaaccagatgttatatatatatacatgcattttctcaaaacaaaactagcttagtttgtcctcttacctgattcctgaaaagcccctaagaaatcTTCCCCGCACTCGCAAGATTCTcaattcaacaccctgaaaatggaaaaactctcagtattaaactttagtatttttatgtgtataacacttcttataactaccattaagtcaaattcgacttaaaagccttacctcaacttaggaatgatttccaagttcccaattcaacacccctggaaatgaaaactccaaatattaaactttaatattccAACGTATATAACGCTTTTCTCAACTTTCAAaagtccaaatattgagtagaaagccttaccttggatttgggatggtttcctccTTGCTTTCACCAGTGAtatgctccggcagatttggagagaacttccccaggagcgtcatggtaacttcggattgtcgattcggcgaaaatctagcccgaaatcgatgaaagaaagaaggaaaatcgaaggggagagagaaaacctagattttcatatttatagaataggggatATCGCCGACGAGCCcgtccttcgtcgacaaattctcattaatttcgttgacgaattctcattaatttcgtcgacgaaattcagtcgactcaaaaccccctctcggtattcctttgtcgacgaaattcagtcttcgttgatgaattttcttaagccttcgtcgatgaatcccttgtgtattcatcgacgaagccctgctgatccccttttttcgttattccttccaaagttcaatgtcgttgacgacctccttctgtttttggtctccatttctcttcctctttattatttaaattctatttttttattcgggtcattacatgtaACCTCTCGATTTTACCCTTTTTTCATACTTGACACGGTATCTAACTGACACCTGTTTTCTGCATTTTTTGATAATCACTTtgaaccttagtccccatagttcatatatatacatctcaaattagtatagactcaattcatatcatacatcacacttatttgatcatatatattcatttcatataaacttgttcgtaaaatatcatttctattgctattaagagtttcaagcatcttctactttagttttagtgcaaataaagtagtttaagaaatttggagatcatatgccaaaaatcTCATTTTTTCTAAAACCGTAGAATCGTGAAAACCGTAAGAATTGACATTTTTACCCCgcaaaactttgcaaataagcagtcaataagtacatataaacataagctacatataatgtggtttctttttctaaaaatattgatgtaaacaaatcctctTACTTTTTAACGTAAAAATTGAAAACGAGCTTATTTATCCAAACTATGACATGGaaccctcaaaacctaaaaatcgaggAACAATACTTCAGTATTATTCAATCTATTATAGATCTACCGAAACGAAAACGAATTTAGatccttaccctgattttagggaaagacccgaaaatcttcaaaacgatgaTCTGATCCACTATAACTAAAGAGATTCTCCTTCTAATTCACGTAGAAACCTCCGATTGTAGAAACAGACGACGAATGACGAAGAATtgtaaagagagagagggagagagagagagagagaacctgctagttctagagagagagagagagaacttttgggttttcttcacccttaagcaaccaaaaatgatatttatagaacctttgaccgagtcaaatttGTCGGTGAGGCggcgcctttgtcgacgaaccagcCACTCAGTTCATGGATGAAGCTCTATCTTTGTTGATGAATCCCATCcaaatattttctttggttcactcggtatttcttcgtcgacaatgctctgaatttcggcgacaaaGAACTGAATGGACTTCGTCAATGAATATactggcttcatcgatgaggcctactGAAATTCCTTTttacctttttcttatttattttccttatttacgggttcgggtctctacaatctatcatccttataaaaatttcatcctcaaaatttgctcaTAGATACTACGCATATTCTACACTTACAGCTTAGTCCTaccgaagagtcggtagccacctaCATAGCAGCTCCAActcaagtttattacataccctctcatatgatggaggaataccgtggttacaacatgaTGTTTCAGGAGATTACATACACATGCAAATTCTTTCGAAGACCATACTATTTAATCTGAACCACCTATTTTACTATACATACTTACATACTATAAAATAACTGTGGGTACTCTTGGTGTATCTCTGACtttagttcccatgaagcttcctcctaTGCAtagttacgccataataccttcactaatggtatttcttTGGTCTGTAGCTGTTGAACTTTCTAATCTAATATCtatattggtacctcctcatatgataaagcctCACTGATCtttagaggttcgtaactcaacacgtgtgatggatctaacatgtacttccttagcactgacacgtgaaacacatcatggactctggatagtgttgggggtaaagccacttgataagcaatcgaacctatcctttccatgatctcaaaaggcccaatataccgaggacttagcttccccttctttccgaacctcatcacccctttcatcggagcgatcttcagaaacaccatatctcctacctcaaattccagctCTTGttgacgagtatcagcataactcttctgccgactttgagctgccTTAATTTTATCCCTGATCAACTTGACCTTTGCAGAGGGCTGCTGAATCAGTTCTGGACCCAATATTTGCCGCTCACCTActtgatcccagtacaatggagattgaCACCGACGACCATATAATGTTTCGTAAGGTGCCATCTTTATGCTAGcatggtaactgttgttatacacGAACTCGACAAgcggtagataccgtatccaactgccaccaaaatccagtacacaagcccgcaacatatcttctagtgtctgtaTAGTCCTCCCAGACTACCCATTCGTCTGTGGGTGGAAAGACGTACTGAACGTGAGCTGCGATCCTAAGAAATCATGTAGACTTTTCCAAAAACGAGACATAAAACATGGATCTTGATTTGAAACAATAGAAACAGGGACACCAGAGAGTCAtacaatctcctacacatacAACTCTACTGGCCAATTCAGAGAATAGCTGactttgattggaatgaaatgtgcagtctttgtcagtcaATCAATTACATCCCATATAgtattctgcccatgcaccgccaCAGGTAATCTCGTCACAAAGTCtatcgagatgtgctcccacttccacttggggatgtcaagtggctaaaGTGGTCCTACTGACCTTTGGTGCTCTACTTTGACCTGCTGACATGTTAGGTACTGCTCTACGAAACGAGCGATCTCtgttttcatgttagaccaccaaaaagattccttTAGATTCTAGTACATCTTCATACTGCTAGGATGTATGGTGTAGAGTGTatggtgtgcctcctccagaatgaccttTTTAATCCCGACGTCATCTAGTACACATACCCTGACATGGAATCTCATAATCCCATCACCATATACTGAAATCTAGCTTTAACCCACTCTGGACTCCTTCTATAGCCTCAATCAGCTTTGGATCTTCCTTCTACGCTGCTcggatcctctcctgtaaggtcgactataccaccaagctagcaagaatagcttgatgatttccttccactacctccaagcctaacctctctaggtccatacagatctgatgctgaacttcCAGTTGTGAGATTGACACATCAATTGACTTCCAACTTAAAGCACCAactactacatttgcttttcctagatgatagctaatggtatagtcgtagtcctttatcaactcaagccatttacgctgcctcatgttcagctctttcttagtgaaaatgtacttaagaattttatgatcggtaaaaatctcgcacctttcaccatacaggtagtgcctccatattttcaatgcaaacactacagctgccaattccatatcatATGTCTGGTAGTTCTTCacatactctttgagttgacaaGAAGCGTATACAACCACCCTGCCCTGCTACATTAGAACATAGctgagacccttcttagaggcatcactatagataacaaatccaccatccccaaatggaatggtcaaaactggagtagTAACTAGTTGCTGTTTCAGCTCCTAAAAACTCAGCTTACACTCATCAGTctaatcatacctcacgttcttcttCGTGAGTAGCGTCAATAGACCTACTAAACTAGAGAAGCCTTTTAAAaaacgacggtagtaacctgcaagacttAGAAAACTTTTGACCTCCTGAAAATTCTTTGATTTTGCCCAGTCCACTATTGCCTCTATGTAATAACCCGAGAATttgaataattagaaaatatgataaatgaaatggattaatggacaataaaggaaaaaggaaagaaattagaaggaaaagtaggcctcgtcgatgaatgtctgtattcatcgacgagtatcCTTCaaatctcgtcgacgaaaaaatcccgagagagaattttgaaaaccctgaatttcgtcgacgaaggtatcttctcgtcgatgaagtctctatagcgcctcgtcaacgaatcgacgtgtctcatcgatgaagccctgtctATAAATAGGCTCTTCCTTCATTTTCATCACAAGACCTTGGgaattttcttcttctctctctagaatacgacttttcctaccttctctcttcgattttgggccaatTTTGACTTGGTTTGATGATCTAGAACCACCaagaggttcgtgggatcatcctcttcaaggctgtaggagctgatcgttgggttgtgaagtttgggaaacatcccaaaatcagggtaagttagttattttgggattttcttaaggaatgttgttatttggagcctaggaaatagtaaataagtattttctttaagatttaagttaattgaaatttattttaattatttaagatttttggattcagggtccaggtgaacgccgtgtgggtatcagttcggggatcctacaggcgtagttggaagtcaggtaagggtgaaatttatatattaaataaggtttttttttcatgaattaaaatgaattatgtgctatttatgtatatatgtttatatgtgggtttaaaatgccaaccatgaaattaTGTTTTATGAGCTtatgaatgtttatatagttatgcaTATATGAAAGTAAACGATTGGAAGTGGAAAGGAATTTTTCTaagaaattaagtaagaaatgaaatgtattttcagtatatcaatgttaactatgggttggcttattttgtaagaaatgtatatgaattttattgctaaaactatgtggcatgagattttgtgcaaatatatgttagatatatgagatgcatgttaagtaagtaaagcttatgaataaaatataatatggacaatattgcttgtgtatgttaaatgcaactttatgtaagacagctgaaagacaaccatgttagcagatcctagcgtatttctatgtggactaactatagcagattctaacacatttctatgtggaaactaattgatgatggctaaagaccagctgcactacgaaggaatgaaatgaaaacgttatgcaatgaaatgacaatggaatgaaaagAAAAGTGAAACGTGAACAAtacgaatgggaaagagtcacttaaagtgaaacgaaatgcaaagttaagttatgaacatgaatgaatgtgtatgaatgtgtaatgacagaaaggaatgatgtattatgataatagaagtatgtatgtacgtaaaatatgttacgattgggcaaggcgaaccctttgcctgagggcttgttgagaaaggcgagtgcactagtagcttcagatgtggcaatagttgcatcac
It encodes the following:
- the LOC131149190 gene encoding uncharacterized protein LOC131149190, with the protein product MGSTSTAPSKKWHPFSWLHGLSLFFLFTVSFSTLMVSSSSSPQISYSDHCGSVVPESTPTELDDSTFVLPQLQNGFYNGGDRILNKSSVNSAPFSKSLWFQTPSVYKTKVEGVFKIEGSVTLQSQEQSVGYWGRYYYQAPRGSGSGSLSFSLHGFWSESSGKLCMVGSAKAYSEDARKLLDFAAVLKLIVPKISNISTTMVTGTLESLSLADELNYFDPISILMFHQTNYNYTLVSEEFDKGCSGGTDNVPQSASLGLRPGRSLCSMVSGASEYKLEYARDCNSTKNCSPFGGDINSSPNIMSLTSTQCSDEKKMLQFLVEFSTQDYFWYNQPFNPNTTLVGEGSWDSRKNRLCIVACRILNVTDSSAKAHVGDCSFRLTLSFPAIWSLTESSKIVGQIWTNKSAKDLGYFNGITYRNVDNGRQALPGLKYNYTETDRVKKSCPAKKQPSESRKERYPNEDSYDMRFRMSIKNSQGTIAQGDSYPLSVGDHIYDGTYAMSSSDSWSGSSNDPAVTAIENHSSPTNISYKMSLTLTHDAKLGDQFSLFNLSSSSSHWAEISAEGTYDAETGKLCMVGCRHLVSNIQFSTKYSMDCELLVNVQFPPLNAKKRGLIKGTIVSNRKKADPLFFYKLDFVAATYYMVEAEQSIWRMDFETVMVLLSETLACVFIVLQIFYGKRHPEVLPSISLIMLVILTLGHMIPLLLNFEALFLGTHNPRHIWFRTGGWLEMNEVIVRVVMMIAFLMQIRLLQLSLSAKLANRNDQKDSWGEEKKALYVTLPLYVAGGLIAFFVHWRKNKYDPIAHFSRHHIRQQQLSVLHDLRSFAGLVSDGFLFPQILLNMFGNSKGKYLSHSFYIGTTLIRMLPHAYDLYRAHTFTRDFDEYMDTYIYANPGADLYSTAWDVIIACGCLLFAVIIYLQQRFGGRCILPQRFRVSEEYEKVPTMSSVE